One Perca flavescens isolate YP-PL-M2 chromosome 14, PFLA_1.0, whole genome shotgun sequence genomic window carries:
- the LOC114567875 gene encoding tissue alpha-L-fucosidase has translation MALPMRPTCIIPLICVIMWAPGCTARYAANWTSLDARPLPKWFDEAKIGIFVHWGVFSVPGFGQFSEWFWYWWRSQKRTEEVKFMLKNYPPGFKYADFASEFRAEFFQPDNWADIFKASGARYVVFTSKHHEGFTNWPSAGSWNWNSVDVGPHRDLVGELATAIRKKSLHFGLYHSLYEWYHPLYLADRASGYKTQNFVAQKALPELVDLVMSYKPDLIWSDGDWEATDTYWNSTEFLAWLYNDSPIKDVVVTNDRWGQGCYCKHGGYYNCADRYTPGKLPDHKWEKCQSIDSRSWGYRRDMMLSEIMDLPSIIKDMVYVVAMGGNYLLNIGPMSDGMIAPVFEERLRGLGAWLGINGEAIYASKPWRVQQENSTVTVWYTANTKTVYAIILGWPSKQPLQLTAPKTSGATRVTLLDYPNVPLKWAPVTPTGLTIVMPAMPASPGNAWCLKLEGVV, from the exons ATGGCCCTTCCGATGCGGCCTACATGCATTATACCTTTGATTTGTGTCATTATGTGGGCACCTGGATGTACAGCGCGCTACGCAGCGAACTGGACCAGTCTGGATGCCAGACCCCTGCCCAAGTGGTTCGACGAGGCGAAGATCGGGATTTTCGTCCACTGGGGGGTCTTCTCGGTCCCCGGCTTCGGGCAGTTTAGTGAGTGGTTTTGGTACTGGTGGCGCTCCCAAAAGCGCACTGAAGAAGTTAAGTTCATGCTGAAGAACTACCCGCCGGGCTTCAAATACGCGGATTTTGCGTCCGAATTTCGCGCAGAGTTCTTCCAACCGGACAACTGGGCAGACATATTCAAAGCCTCTGGAGCCAG GTATGTGGTTTTCACATCCAAACACCATGAAGGATTCACAAACTGGCCCTCAGCGGGCTCTTGGAACTGGAACTCCGTAGATGTAGGTCCTCACCGGGATCTGGTGGGAGAACTGGCCACAGCTATCAGGAAGAA GTCCCTGCACTTTGGTCTCTACCACTCTCTATATGAATGGTACCATCCCCTTTACTTGGCGGACCGAGCCTCTGGATATAAGACTCAGAATTTTGTTGCCCAAAAGGCTCTTCCAGAGCTAGTGGACCTCGTGATGTCGTACAAACCCGACCTGATCTGGTCTGACGGGGACTGGGAAGCAACAGATACCTACTGGAACTCCACCGAGTTCCTGGCCTGGCTCTACAATGACAGCCCAATCAAG GATGTGGTGGTTACCAATGACAGGTGGGGTCAGGGCTGCTACTGCAAACATGGAGGCTACTACAACTGCGCTGACCGGTACACGCCTGGTAAACTTCCAGACCACAAATGGGAGAAATGCCAGTCCATCGACAGCCGTTCCTGGGGCTACCGAAGGGACATGATGCTGAGCGAAATCATGGACCTGCCGTCCATCATTAAG GACATGGTGTATGTGGTGGCAATGGGTGGTAACTACCTGCTGAACATTGGGCCGATGTCAGATGGCATGATTGCCCCGGTGTTTGAGGAGAGGCTGAGGGGACTTGGTGCCTGGTTGGGGATTAATGGGGAGGCCATCTATGCTTCCAAACCCTGGAGGGTCCAGCAGGAGAACAGCACTGTCACTGTCTG GTACACTGCTAACACCAAAACCGTTTACGCCATAATCCTTGGCTGGCCGTCCAAACAACCACTTCAGCTCACAGCACCAAAGACGTCTGGAGCCACACGA GTTACACTTCTGGACTATCCTAATGTTCCACTGAAATGGGCACCAGTGACACCAACAGGACTGACCATTGTTATGCCTGCAATGCCAGCATCTCCTGGGAATGCCTGGTGTCTAAAACTGGAGGGAGTGGTCTAA
- the LOC114567876 gene encoding tissue alpha-L-fucosidase has translation MLAVSVLVVALVSQTAARYTADWTSLDARPLPPWYDEAKVGIFVHWGVFSVPGFGSEWFWWHWQGQQPPDQKCVSYMSKNYPPGFSYPEFAPQFQAQFFNPEDWADIFKASGAKYVVLTAKHHEGFTNWESPNSWNWNSVDTGPHRDLVGDLGEAVRNRSLHYGLYNSLYEWFHPLYLIDKKNGFKTQEFVMHKLLPELYNMVVRYRPELIWSDGDWEAPDTYWNSTQFLAWLYNDSPVKDTIVTNDRWGNGCACKHGGYYNCEDKYTPGQLPKHKWEKCTSVDTFSWGYRRNMKMSELMNLSTIIEDLVHTVALGGNYLLNVGPTPDGMIPAVFEERLRGVGAWLEINGEAIYASAPWRVQYENTTVPVWYTSKGTSVYAIMTTKPPKLTLQLLGPKTSVLTKVTLLGNPHPLPWSPVHPNAGLTVLLPELPYSPGQAWTLKLDGIK, from the exons ATGCTAGCCGTGTCCGTCCTCGTCGTTGCTTTAGTTTCTCAAACAGCGGCTCGGTACACTGCGGACTGGACGAGTTTGGACGCCAGACCCCTGCCTCCATGGTACGACGAGGCCAAGGTGGGGATTTTTGTCCACTGGGGTGTGTTTTCTGTCCCCGGGTTTGGTAGCGAGTGGTTTTGGTGGCACTGGCAGGGCCAACAGCCTCCGGACCAGAAGTGTGTGAGCTACATGTCAAAGAACTACCCGCCTGGATTCAGCTACCCGGAGTTTGCTCCCCAGTTTCAAGCTCAGTTCTTCAACCCGGAGGACTGGGCGGACATTTTCAAGGCTTCTGGTGCAAA ATATGTCGTCCTGACTGCCAAACACCACGAAGGATTTACTAACTGGGAGTCTCCAAACTCCTGGAACTGGAATTCAGTTGATACTGGTCCTCACAGGGACCTAGTGGGAGACCTCGGGGAGGCAGTGCGCAACAG GTCATTGCACTATGGACTCTACAACTCTTTGTATGAGTGGTTCCACCCTCTCTACCTGATTGACAAGAAGAATGGATTCAAAACACAAGAGTTTGTGATGCATAAACTTCTACCAGAGCTTTATAACATGGTTGTAAG GTACAGACCTGAGTTGATCTGGTCTGACGGTGACTGGGAAGCACCTGACACCTACTGGAACTCCACCCAATTCCTGGCATGGCTCTACAATGACAGCCCTGTCAAA GATACCATTGTGACCAATGACAGATGGGGAAATGGCTGTGCCTGTAAACATGGTGGCTACTATAACTGTGAAGACAAATACACTCCAGGCCAGCTGCCCAAGCACAAATGGGAGAAGTGCACTTCTGTGGACACGTTTTCCTGGGGTTACCGTCGAAACATGAAGATGAGTGAACTGATGAACTTGTCCACTATCATTGAG GATCTGGTTCACACTGTGGCTCTGGGAGGTAACTACCTTCTGAATGTGGGTCCCACACCTGATGGGATGATACCAGCAGTGTTTGAGGAGAGACTCCGGGGTGTTGGAGCCTGGCTCGAGATCAACGGCGAGGCCATCTACGCTTCTGCACCCTGGAGGGTCCAGTACGAAAACACCACTGTACCAGTCTG GTATACATCTAAAGGGACTTCTGTCTATGCCATCATGACAACCAAACCCCCCAAGCTGACATTGCAACTATTGGGACCCAAAACATCAGTACTCACTAAG GTGACCTTGTTGGGGAATCCACATCCCTTACCCTGGTCCCCAGTCCACCCCAATGCTGGTCTTACTGTCCTTCTGCCTGAACTGCCCTATTCCCCAGGTCAGGCCTGGACACTCAAACTGGATGGCATCAAGTGA
- the zbtb8b gene encoding zinc finger and BTB domain-containing protein 8B produces MEVPCYLPKLLFELNEQRKRDFFCDCSILVEGRVFKAHRNVLFAGSGYFRALLVHYLQDSGQRYSTASLDIVTADAFSIILDFLYSGRLALNRSNVIEVMSAGSYLQMTDLVNFCKGYIRSSLEICNKEKERNTEKENQAQDRAIGPADSGTPAASVSSGAGATEPHSQAAEANTGPGLGLETVTSPRTPLSIPVATTLGTSRDMDRDYHSREEFASGSEGQKGQMDQTNLSSSSSSALTPELVNPKIEYDPDEELMESPDTKDLASYPGPSLHHPHHSRLLPPSPSNERSPLGYSPSFNARQLMEMLARGEGPSPLGDRVGQRFAQTGGGRIDEGLGFAGSSIMEIQSDWLGEDTGDGLVVPVKLHKCPFCPYTAKQKGIMKRHIRCHTGERPFPCPMCGKRFTRQEHLRSHALSVHRHCWPVSCKSCRRTFTGSGVSPGLKRFGICDSCNCVTTTHDDSASVHPASQPESMERADGGTDWSSFMDDVDEVEVGRVEDLVEKQMLERQLAVCTDVDNTVNL; encoded by the exons ATGGAAGTGCCTTGCTACCTGCCCAAACTGCTCTTTGAGCTCAATGAGCAGCGTAAGAGGGACTTCTTCTGTGACTGCAGCATCCTCGTCGAAGGTCGTGTCTTCAAGGCCCATCGTAATGTGTTGTTTGCTGGGAGCGGATATTTCCGGGCTCTTCTGGTTCACTATCTGCAG GATAGCGGGCAGCGCTACAGCACCGCATCGCTGGACATTGTGACGGCCGATGCCTTCTCTATTATCCTGGACTTCCTTTACTCTGGCCGCTTGGCCCTGAACAGAAGCAATGTCATCGAGGTGATGTCAGCAGGAAGCTACCTGCAGATGACCGATCTGGTGAACTTTTGTAAGGGATACATCCGCTCATCTTTGGAAATATGCAACAAGGAGAAAGAGCGGAACAccgagaaggagaaccaggcaCAGGATAGAGCGATAGGTCCTGCAGACAGCGGCACTCCTGCTGCGTCAGTCTCCAGTGGTGCGGGGGCCACTGAGCCTCATTCACAGGCTGCAGAGGCAAATACAGGGCCAGGTTTAGGTTTGGAGACTGTGACCTCTCCTAGAACCCCCTTGTCTATCCCTGTCGCCACAACTCTGGGCACCAGCAGAGACATGGACAGAGACTACCATTCCAGGGAGGAATTTGCATCTGGGAGTGAAGGACAGAAAGGACAAATGGATCAGACAAACCTCTCATCCTCGTCGTCGTCTGCCCTGACCCCAGAGTTGGTGAACCCCAAGATAGAGTATGACCCCGACGAGGAGCTAATGGAGTCCCCCGACACCAAAGACCTAGCCTCGTATCCCGGGCCCTCTCTCCATCACCCTCATCATAGCAGACTGCTTCCTCCCTCGCCCTCCAATGAGCGCTCTCCCTTGGGATACAGCCCTTCCTTTAATGCCAGGCAGCTGATGGAGATGCTGGCCAGAGGTGAAGGCCCCAGTCCTCTGGGGGACAGAGTGGGACAGCGCTTTGCCCAAACAGGAGGAGGCAGAATTGACGAGGGTTTAGGGTTTGCGGGATCATCTATCATGGAGATCCAGTCTGATTGGCTCGGAGAGGACACAG gCGATGGTTTGGTAGTGCCAGTGAAACTCCACAAGTGCCCATTCTGTCCGTACACCGCCAAGCAGAAGGGGATCATGAAGAGACACATCCGCTGCCACACAGGAGAGAGGCCCTTCCCCTGTCCCATGTGTGGCAAGAGGTTCACAAGACAGGAGCACCTCCGCAGCCATGCCCTCAGT GTCCACAGGCACTGCTGGCCAGTATCATGCAAGAGCTGCAGGCGAACCTTCACTGGATCCGGCGTTTCACCAGGACTCAAGCGCTTCGGCATCTGCGACAGCTGCAACTGCGTGACCACCACTCACGATGATTCCGCCTCCGTTCACCCCGCCAGCCAACCAGAGTCCATGGAACGCGCAGATGGGGGTACAGATTGGTCCAGTTTTATGGACGACGTAGATGAGGTGGAGGTTGGCAGGGTGGAGGACTTGGTAGAGAAACAAATGCTTGAAAGGCAGCTGGCTGTCTGCACTGATGTCGATAACACAGTGAATCTGTAG